GAGTATTGCTAGTCTAACGGGTATTTGTCGGTAGGTAAACAACAGATACTTCAAACTTAGAAAGAGGACAAATGCCCCAGGGCCGGGAGTGGACAGTCGTAACCAATTAAAGAacatactactactccgtacgtagATACGTATTGCCGCTGACACGGAGACAACTAGAATACGATAACTAGCATATGTAGTTATTTTTTAAGTTTTATCATCGCTACCAGCAGCTTtgttttttctcctttgttAATATTTGGGGGCTGGGATTTAAGCACAATACAAAGAGTAGTTCCGGCCCCCGGGGCCACTAGTTAATATTGCCGAAGTGGGAATGATATCGCGTCATAATACTCAAATCTGCCGCATCTGGCCGCCTCACCGATAGCCTTCAACGCCCTGCAGTTCCATACTTCCAACGTCACACATAATATCAGATCAAAACTCGTACTCTTGGGATGAGCTGTCACGTATGCTCCCGTGCTCCAACATCACGACTTAAATATCTTTGCCCTTCCTGTGCCCGCAATCAGCTCTATCAGCTCCGAATCGAAAATGCCAGGATTCTTCTAGAAAATGAGTCCTTAGGACAACAGATCAATGAGACAGTGTCCTCTACAAGTATTCTTGAAGCATTATCGGAACGGCCTGACTCTGGACATCTCAGTCTCAAGAATGAGGGCCACATAGCTTGGCCCATTCAAATCATCGCCAACGAGAAAACCAGATCCTCCTTGAGGATAAAGCTACTTAAAAGTCGAACAGAAAACTTACGGCTagagatcaagaacaaaaagcgCAACATATCAGAACACAAGCTTACGCTAGCGCAACGTCGCTCGGATGCTGGATCTGCAAAGTATCAACTTGCGGAACGTGAAGCAGCTATCTTATCTGGCATTCATAACAATGCCAAAAGAACGGACCACCTGTGGCATTCATTGCACAGTAAGACGGCTGAGGCTCGGATATTTTTATGCCGTGAAGCCGCCTACCTTTATAATCTACAGCAGAAAGTCAAAAAgagagatggtgaagttAAAGAGGCATATACAATTGGTGGCATACCTATCATAGATCTTAGGGACATGAATGGAAAGTTACGATCTCTATTTCGTCGGATACTAAGCAAATATTAATGGAAAAAAACAGGTGCTACACCGTCGCAAATTTCAACGTCATTCTCCTATATTGCTCAACTCCTAGTACTTGTTTCACATTACTTGTCCCTAAGGCTTCCTGCAGAAATCACACTTCCTCACCGGAATTACCCTGCGCCTACCATATACGCACCCTCTGGGTCTTATCTCTTGCGTGAAATGTTACCCGCATCAAGTACGTTGCAGCCCTCGCCTTCTAGTTTAACACCATCACGAACAGCGGATCCGCGGTCTTGCTTTCCCCGACCCCGACCACTCTCCATTGACAGAAGTCTCCCAAAACTAGCCAGGGAAGATCCCGGTACATACGCTCTCTTTATAGAGGGGGCGACGCTATTGGCTTGGAATATTTCCTGGCTTTGCCGGACTCAAGGACTCCATATAACGTCAGATTCTTGGGAAGAGATCTGTAGCATTGGAAAGCATATGTGGCAGCTACTTGTTGCACCCCCGGCACAAACATCAACACTCGTTAGAGCGTTCGCCGGTCGAGACGTACAATCAAAGGTGAAGATTACGAGAGACCCTCCCAAAACAATCATCCAGCGGACAAAGTCATTCCCAATGCTAGGTCATTACTCCCATGGTACTGTGCACTCTTTCCTCGCTGCTTCAGAGGGTACCGAGTACACGCGTACATGGAGGCTTCCAACTCCGACGAAAGTTGCAGACAAATTAAAGTCAAGCTTATTAGGTGAAATGGCCAGTGCGGAATGGGAggttttggagaagaaggaatgggataACATACCTGAGGCGCCACTACAATCTGTTCATGAATCCTCAGCCAATCgggaagacgagaaggaTGAATTAAATATATCAAACATTGAGCCATCGGAAAACAATTGTGCTGAGCCAGAGTCTCCAAAGGAGCCTGTAAAGTCTAATCGGCTTAAAGGGACAAGCGGTTGGACTAAGCTGAGAAACAGGTAGTAATGCCACATACCATACTTCTTCGTCCCTAgcatactccggagtaaggTATCGCTTTCCAGCAATACAATCTCCACGgattttttatctttttgcTTCTATCTTTCCCCGTTTAGATGTACTATGAACATACGGTATTTTAGGTACTTGAGGAGTAAGTTACATCGGAATAACTTGGATTGAATGGTACCTAGTGACGATGCGCTCCAGTGTTACTAAGCAATGAAAATTGATTGATAAGATAATATTAAAACTAATTTAACGCGTGTTCATTTTATCTTCACAGCCTCTCCGAGTTATAAATGTCCTTCTCCCCAGCGTGGGAGCCCCGTCAACGGCACCAACCGCTACATACTTCAAACTTACCGCGAGACATCAAATATTCCTCATTGTTGCTTAATATCCAGTTCCAGTATTTCAAACTGTATAGTTAGTCGGAGAGCGGCAACCCTTCAAAAATCGGGCTTGAGCCAGAAATCTCGAAGCTTGTCCTAGGTCATGGATCTGATCACCATCCAAGATTACACAAGGTCTACACAAAAATGGATGAACTCACAAGGTGGCAGCGGAATGACTTGGAAAAGTTTAGTGAGTTTCAGAGAATCACAATCAACAACCATCCGAAATGCGCTTACCACCTTGGTTGGAAGCCTCACCTGAAGAACCACCTTTACTGATCCAGGACTCTTATAGACATTGAAAGCGCTGTTGAATTGAGTGCATACATACCAGAGGCAGTTCTGCGGGCGGAACTACACCGAAGAAGTGGGATCAGAGACTCTGACAATGATAAGCCATCGTGTGGCTCGAAGGATCGAGGTGTTTACAACACTCCAGTACATGTAATGGCACTGTTCCTCATTCTACTGCTGAGTACTTTAGGTATGCTCATCACCAACCTGACTGCGACTGGATGCTCTCTAACTTAACGTCATGAAGCTTGTTCATTCCCTGTACTTGCCCGTCGGTTCCCACGTCTCCCAATACCACggcgttttcttttcctttccaggCATTTTGGGACAGGTGTATTGATAGCTACGGCCTTCGTCCATTTACTCCCTACGGCGTTTGTGTCCCTGACAgatccatgtcttcctcgatTTTGGAGTGAATCATACCGTGCCATGGCTGGTTTTGTCGCCATGGTTTCCGTCtttgttgtggtggtggtagagaTGTTTTTTGCCATGAAAGGAGCAGGCCATGTTCATGGGAGTGAGTACGACCATTTGATTGGTGATGTCGGTGGGGATACTGCAAGCGTCTATCGGAATGAGGGGCCCGAATACCTACAAGAGTCAACAGAGAATATTCACCTTGAGGGCATGCCGGACGGCAGCTGTACAAGTAGCCTGCCGCAATCCTCAGGTCACCTGCTGAGTGACTTTACAGACGACGGCAGTCAATCACAATCCGCAAATCTGGTTGCGCACAAagaggatgtggaggttGATCTTGAGGGACCAGACTCTTACGATGGCTCACGTACGAATGCTCATCGAAACCCTTACTCACAGTCAGAGTTGGCTCGGCCTTCGCCGGCTATATCGTGTGAACATCCGGACACTATGTTGACTATACAGAATCCGCAACGTCAGTTGCTCCAgtgtcttcttctcgaagccgGAATTCTCTTTCATAGTATTTTTATTGGAATGGCCCTTAGTGTCGCAACAGGGACGTCATTCATTGTACTGCTCGTGGCCATCTGTTTTCATCAGACTTTTGAGGGTTTCGCTCTTGGCTCGCGTATAGCATCGCTGATTCCGGACCTTTTTGCCCCATCCTCGATGAAGCCATGGCTCATGTCACTTGCATATGGGACTACAACGCCCATTGGTCAAGCTATCGGTCTTATTTTACATAACCTATATGATCCAACGAGCACTGCTGGTTTGCTTATGGTTGGTATTACGAATGCGATAAGCAGTGGGCTTCTGCTGTTCGCTGGGCTGGTTGAACTTTTGGCCGAAGATTTTTTGAGTGAGTCAAGCTACGCAACCTTACATGGGCGAAAGCGCGTTGAAGCATGTATAGCAGTTGCCTGCGGGGCTTTGTTAATGGCGTTGGTTGGTGCATTTGCCTAGGAAATGCATAATCCCAGCCTGCTTTCATCATGTTATGTTAGTGTAAAACCTGAAAGCTTGCATGTAACTCAATGCTCTATATGATATCCCTTGCAACCTTCCTTGTCTATGGACTACAAGTGCTCGCTGTAGCTCTTAACCTGtgtatatta
This window of the Aspergillus oryzae RIB40 DNA, chromosome 8 genome carries:
- a CDS encoding Atg14 domain-containing protein (predicted protein) is translated as MSCHVCSRAPTSRLKYLCPSCARNQLYQLRIENARILLENESLGQQINETVSSTSILEALSERPDSGHLSLKNEGHIAWPIQIIANEKTRSSLRIKLLKSRTENLRLEIKNKKRNISEHKLTLAQRRSDAGSAKYQLAEREAAILSGIHNNAKRTDHLWHSLHSKTAEARIFLCREAAYLYNLQQKVKKRDGEVKEAYTIGGIPIIDLRDMNGKLRSLFRATPSQISTSFSYIAQLLVLVSHYLSLRLPAEITLPHRNYPAPTIYAPSGSYLLREMLPASSTLQPSPSSLTPSRTADPRSCFPRPRPLSIDRSLPKLAREDPGTYALFIEGATLLAWNISWLCRTQGLHITSDSWEEICSIGKHMWQLLVAPPAQTSTLVRAFAGRDVQSKVKITRDPPKTIIQRTKSFPMLGHYSHGTVHSFLAASEGTEYTRTWRLPTPTKVADKLKSSLLGEMASAEWEVLEKKEWDNIPEAPLQSVHESSANREDEKDELNISNIEPSENNCAEPESPKEPVKSNRLKGTSGWTKLRNR
- a CDS encoding putative ZIP family zinc transporter (Fe2+/Zn2+ regulated transporter), with amino-acid sequence MDELTRWQRNDLEKFNIESAVELSAYIPEAVLRAELHRRSGIRDSDNDKPSCGSKDRGVYNTPVHVMALFLILLLSTLACSFPVLARRFPRLPIPRRFLFLSRHFGTGVLIATAFVHLLPTAFVSLTDPCLPRFWSESYRAMAGFVAMVSVFVVVVVEMFFAMKGAGHVHGSEYDHLIGDVGGDTASVYRNEGPEYLQESTENIHLEGMPDGSCTSSLPQSSGHLLSDFTDDGSQSQSANLVAHKEDVEVDLEGPDSYDGSRTNAHRNPYSQSELARPSPAISCEHPDTMLTIQNPQRQLLQCLLLEAGILFHSIFIGMALSVATGTSFIVLLVAICFHQTFEGFALGSRIASLIPDLFAPSSMKPWLMSLAYGTTTPIGQAIGLILHNLYDPTSTAGLLMVGITNAISSGLLLFAGLVELLAEDFLSESSYATLHGRKRVEACIAVACGALLMALVGAFA